CTACGGGATAACCTGAAAGCATGAAAACAGGTTTATTATTTACAACACCAAATCCAACAGGTTTTCCTGGCTTGATGGCAACGCCGTGAACCAGAACTTCTCCAAGTTTAGAAGTTGCGCTTACCACAACATCTCCCTTGCTGATTGCAGTCCCTCCAGTTGTGATTACTACATCATATTTTTGGGCATATCCATGGAGTTCATTTACCATGGTATCTAAATCATCTCTGCAGTGTTTAATGTGGGGCACTGCAAGAGAATCTTCAACAAGTCCTTTTAAAGCAAATCTATTTGAATTCACTATTTTCCCTGGCTCAAGATTTGTGGTTGGATCTACAAGCTCATTTCCAGTTATAATAACTCCCACTTCAGGTTTTTTGAATACTTTGACCCTGCTGTAACCTGATGAGGCTATCACAGAAAGGTGATTAGGATCTAGAATTTGTCCCTCCTTTAAAATAATTTCTCCTTTTTTTAAATCCTCGCCTTTAAGTGCTACATCTCTATTAAAAGCAACGTTTTTAGTTATTTTAATCTGGTTATCTACGTGTTCAATATCTTCTTCCATTACAACTGCATTTGAGCCAGAAGGCATGGGTGCCCCTGTTGCTATTCTAATAGCTTTTCCCTGACTTAAAATATGATTAGACACGCTTCCAGCACCAATTTCATCTATAACTTCAAGATATATTGGATTAGATTCGGATGCTCCCGCTGTATTTTCTGCTATTACAGCATACCCGTCCATTGCAGATCTGTCAAAAGGAGGGGCATCAATCAGTACTTCAATATTTTCAGCTAAAACTCTTGTATTTGCTTCTTCAAGAGGAATATCTTCTTTATTAAGTGTTATTTTAACACTTTCAATTAATTTTAGTGCATCTTCTACCGGAATTAAGTTTGATGAGTACATAATAGACACCAGTTAAATATCATAAATTGATTATTTTTTAACCTTTAATATGTCTTGAAAAGCTAGTGCAAATAGGTTGTTATTTTGTTAAATTTTAAAATCATGATGACCATAAAACGGGTTCAAAATGGGGTTATGAAAAAACGATTTATATGGCTTGAAATGTAAAATTGAATGATTCTAATGGATTTAATTGTATGCAATTTTTTTGAAAAAGTATGTATATGTACGCTGATTTTTATAATGTAAAGATGTGTACTTGATACACATCATTATATATAATTTTCCATATTTACCTAGTCGAAATATATATATTTATAAAAACAAGATGTGTAATTAATACACAAGGTGTCCATCATGCCAAAACACATTGCTTCAGGATTAAAATATTTAGCGGCAGTAGAACTCATTAGAGAGGGACGCAGCCAGAAAGAAATATCTGAAATGCTGGATATGGACAGATCAACACTTTCTCATTATTTGAATGGTAGAAATATATCGATGGGATCTATAGAGATAGCAGAACTCATTAAAGGTTTTTGTCCAAAGGATTTTCTGGAGCTAACAAGTGCTCTTTTGGAAGACAGGGATACAACAAGAACAATTGTTAAGACATGTTTAAACCAAAAATACAGAGCAAAAGTGAGGGATTCATGTATTGGTTGTGGGCTTTGTGTAGATACATGTTTGATGAATGCCATATCGTTGGATAATCTCAAAGCACAGATAGACAATGATTCATGTTGTGGATGTCTCATGTGCGAAGAAAAATGTCCTACTAACTCAATTAAAATTATGATGGAGGAATAAAAAAATGGCTGCAAATGTAAAAGAAGTCAAAGCCAAGAATTTCGACATTGAAAGATCAGCTGAAGAAGAAAGAAAGCTGTCATTCAAGAATGAAACATGTGTTGGCTGCGGCATTTGTGAACAGATATGCCCAGTAGAGGCAATAAAACTCGGCGACATTGGTGCAATAGTAAGAACCGGTGCTGAAGAGCCTAAAATAACAATCGACGAACATAAATGTGTACTTTGTGGTATGTGTGATGTTGCATGCCCTGTAGATGCATTAGATCTCACAATAGACGGTAAACCAATTAAAGAAATAGAAACTTACCCACGTCTCGTATCTTCTGCAGAAATAAGTGATGATGCATGTGTTTACTGTAAAGCATGTGAAAGAGCATGTCCACAGGAAGCAGTAACCGTTGCAAGGATACTCCCTGACAGGTCAAAACTTGTATCTGGTGAAATCGAGATCAACAAAGAAAAATGTATAGACTGTGGTGTATGTGAAGAAATGTGCCCTGCAGATGCTATAACAATTGAACAGAAAGGTCCTGAAGACTTTGAAATATCAGTAGATGAAGAAAAATGTGTTTACTGTGGTGTATGTAAACGTGCATGTCCTGAAAATGCTATAATGGAAGCATGCAGAGCATGTTCATACGGTGAATACGAAATCAGCCCAGAAGCAGCTGAAATCACTGGTAAAGCAATCATTGATGAAGAATCATGTGTAAGGTGCGGATGGTGCGAAGACGTCTGTCCAAAAGAAGCAGTAATTGTTGAAAAACCATTTGAAGGTGAACTGGAATTTGACGAAGAAAAATGTGAAGCATGTGGAGCATGTGTAGATATATGCCCATGTGATGTATTAGAATTCCACAAACCATCCAAACCAGCTGAAATCGGTGAAAAAATCGATAAAAAAGAACAGTTCTGTATATACTGTGGAGCATGTGCAAATGTATGTCCTACAAAAGCCATAAACGTAAAAAGAACTGCAGTTAATTACACACCTACTAAATCCAAATCATGGCAACAAAGATTAGAATCTTTAAAAACTTAAAATCATACAGGTGATCAAATGGAACTTAAAGTAAACCAAGACAAATGTCTCGGATGCGGTGTTTGTGTAGTCGCATGCCCAATAAATGCATCAATCAGTCCTGAAGTTTCAGGTGGACACGGTCCTAAGACCGAAGACGTAATTATGATGGTTGAAAATGGAGTAATCAAATTATTCAGTAAAGATAGCTGTACAAAATGTGGTACCTGCCAAGTATTCTGTCCTACAGATGCAATCTGGCTAGAATGAGGTGTTAAATTTGACTTATGTAGAAAAACCAGCCGTTCCAAAAGTAGTAAAATTTGAAGAACCAACTGCTAAAGAACGAACTAAATTAGAAGTAATGCTTAACACAGGTTCCGACATTTACCAAGGAGCTTGCAAAAAAAGAGGATCTACCCTTAAAGATGAATACAGAAAAGTTGCTGGAGTAGCATACATGGACCCTAAAGACATGGCTAAATTAGGTGTCGCTAACTGGGAACATGTGAAAGTTGTTTCTGACTGGGGAGAAGTAATAGTATTCGCTGCTCACTCAAGGGATGCACCTCATGAAGGCACAATATTTATACCAAAAGGACCATGGGCAAATGTAGTAACAAGCCCTGAAACCTACTGCTGTTGTGACCCTACATACAAAGGGATCATGTGTACAGTTGAAAAATCTGAAGAAGACGTTTTATTAATGGCTGACCTTATGAGGGCAACCTACAAAAAATACGTCGATGATAAGGATGAAGAAAGCATCGCCAAACTTACTTCACTTGGAGAGATGCCGGTCTACAAGAAATTATAAGGAGGTTACATAAATGGCAAATTACGAAGAACCAATAACAGACTACGATGAAATCGTAGAAAACTGTACTTGCGCTTTTTGCGGATGTAACTGTGACGATTTAGATTATTTAGTTAAAGATGGGCATGTTGTTGCAGTAAGACATGCTTGCAGACTAGGTGCTAGTAAGATTATGGAAGATATGGACCAGAGATTATTAGTGCCAATGATAAGGAATGAAGAAGGTGAACTTGAAGAAGTTGACTGGGACGCTGCTTTAGATAAAGCTGCAGAACTTATAGCTGGAGCTGTAAGACCTGTATTCTACGGTTGGAGTGAAACTTCAATTGAAACCATGCACCACGGTCTCGAACTTGGTGAATTAGTAGGAGCTGTATTAGACAACCAGGCAACTATCTGCCACGGTCCTTCTATCCAGGCAGTTCAGAATGTAGGATACCCTATTTTCACCCTCGGAGAAGGTAAAAACCGTGCAGACATGGTTGTTTACACTGGAAGTAACGCTATGAACTCTCACCCAAGACACATGGCTAGATACAGTACTTTCCCAAGGGGATACTTCAGGCCAAGGGGAAGATACGACAGAACTGTTGTTACAATGGACCCTAAATACAGTGACACAGCTAAAATGTCAGATGTATGGATTGGGTTTGAACAAAACGGGGACTACGAGTTTTACAACGCTATAAGGGCAGTTTTAAAAGGTAAAAAACTTAAAAAAGATGTAATCTCAGGTATACCTAAAGAAGACATATATGAATTAACCGAAAAAATGAAAAATGCTCAATTCGGTACACTTTACTTCGGTTTAGGTTTAACCCACACATTATCCAAACAGAGAAACATTGACATAGCTATTCAAATGATAGCTGACTTAAACAAATACTCCAAATGGGTACTGATGCCTATGAGGGGTCACTTCAACGTTAACGGGTTCAATATTTTCATGTCTTATGAAACTGGATTCCCATACGGTGTCGACTTCTCAAGAGGATACCAGAGATACATGAACGGGGAAACTAACACTATAGATCTCTTAACAAGGAAAGAATGTGATGTATTCATGGTAATAGCTGCAGATCCAGGAGCACACTACCCTGGAGGAGCTGTTAAACACCTTGCAGAAATTCCAGTCATACAGATAGATATCCACTGGGGACCATCAACTGAAATAGCAGATGTAGTACTTCCAGGATCCTTCATAGGTGTGGAAGCTGCTGGTACCAGTTATAGGATGGACGGTGTTCCAATCTACATGAAAAAAGCTATAGACAAACCTGAAACTTGCAGAGACGATGAATGGATCGTAAAAGAATTATTAGAAAGAGTTAAAAAAATCAAAGCTGAGCAAGGAACTTCACAATCCGAAGAAGGAGCTTTAGCTAAATAGGTGATTTCATGGAATACATACTTAAAAACGGTATTGTTTACGACCCTGCCAACAAGATAGCAGGAGAAAAGAAAGACGTAATGTTTAAGGATGGAAAAATCGTTGACAACGTCTCTTCTGATGCTAAAGTAATTGACGTAACTGACAAAATTGTAATGCCTGCAGGAATTGATCCTCACGCTCACGTAGCAGGACCAAAACTTGTTGTAGGTAGGTTATACAGACCTGAAGATTCAAGAAAAGGTGTAACCGGTAAAAAAGGTGTGGCAAGATCAGAAAGTGGATTTTCCATACCAAGCTGTCCTGCAACAGGATACAGGTACTCTAGAATGGGATACGGAACAGTAACAGAAGCAGCTGTACCTCCACTAGAAGCTAAACACACTCACGAAGAAATAATGGCTATACCTAACCTCGACGTTACTCCACTTGCTCTCTTTGGTAACAACTGGTTTGTAATGCAGTTTGCTAAAGAAGGTAAAATCGACGAGCTCGCAGCATTTATTTCTGCATGGTTAAAACTCACCAAATGTTACGGTGTAAAAATAGTTAACCCATGTGGAAGTGAAGCATGGGGATGGGGTATGAACGTACACGGAATTGACGACCCTGCTCCATACTGGGACGTAACTTCTAGAGAAGTAATAACCGCGCTTGCAAAAGCTAACGAAAAGTTAGGATTACCACATTCAATACACATACACCCTAACAATTTAGGACACCCAGGAAACTACCCAACAACCATAGGATCTTTAGACATAGTCAAAGACGTTGAGAAAAACTCACCTGTCAGAAACCAGACTGTCCACATAACTCACGCTCAGTTCCACTCATACGCTGGTACAAGCTGGAGAGATGTTGAATCTGGTGCAGATTATGTTACAGATTACATAAACAAAAATAAACACGTAACAATGGACGTTGGACAGATAACCCTTGACGAAACCACAACCATGACAGCTGATGCTCCATTTGAATTTGACTTACACCAGCTAAACGGTCTCAAATGGGCTAACAAGGATATTGAACTGGAAACAGCATCTGGTATTGTACCATGTATTTACTCACCAAAAGCTCCAGTTTCAGCTTTCCAGTGGGCTGTTGGATTAGAGTTATTCATGGGAGTCAAAGACCCATGGCAAGTTTGTTTAACAACTGACCACCCTAACGCAGGTCCATTCATAAGATACCCAAGAATCATCTCCTGGTTAATGAGCAGCGAAAGAAGAAATGAAATGATGGACAACAAAGAAGTCCACCCATGGTCTCACAGAAGAACCGCACTCGCAACCATTGACAGGGAATACGACTTCAATGAAATAGCAATCATTACTAGGGCAGGACCAGCTAAAATCTACGGATATCAGGACAGAGGTGAACTCACACCTGGTTACAATGCAGACATAGCTGTATACGACATTAACCCATTTGACATAGACCCATCTAAAGAACCTGCAGCCATAGAAAAAGCATTTGGCTCTGCAATGTACACAATTAAAGATGGTCAAATCATGGTTAAAGACGGTGAAGTTGTAAGCGTCAAACCAAGCCAGACCTTATGGACCAACGTAAAAGGATTAGAAGAAGAAGAAAAATCAGTAATGGAAAGGGTAATGCCTGACTTTACCAGATATTATTCAATTAAATTTGAAAACTATCAGGTATATGACAAATATTTACCTTACCCAATTGAAACAACAATTAATCAAGCAAGTAAATAAGGGGTGTTAAGCTTGAAAACAATAACTTTAGATCAAATAAAGACTTCCCCAATAGCACTGGAATTCGATGAAATAATTCCAGATAACGTATACACTTGGGAAAAAGCAGACTTTGAAAAGTATATGGTGCCAATTGGAAACTCAAGATTCCCACTTACAGACTACTTTACTATAGAAGTGGAAGGAGATGCTGAAAGTGCTGACGATGTAAAAATGGTCATAAATGGAGATTGTGGCAGAGTAAAATACATCGGTAGCAAAATGGGTGCAGGTGAAATCATAGTTAACGGAGACGCGGATTTACACTGCGGAGCTGAGATGACCGGAGGTTCCATCACAGTTAACGGAAATGCAGACAGTTACGCCGGCAGGGAAATGAAGGGAGGATCCCTTACCATCACCGGAAATACCAGAGAATTCTGCGGAGCATCATACATTGGTGACTGGAGAGGAATGAGTGGAGGAACCATAACTCTCCACGGAAACGCTGGTAAACAGCTCGGTGAATGTTTATCCGGTGGTAAAATAATCGTCAAAGGAAACTGTGATATTCTCGCAGGTATCCACATGACCAAAGGTTACATCCAGATCGATGGTGACGTAACCAGGTGGCCTGGTGGACAGATGAAAAACGGTGACATCGTTGTTAACGGAGAACTCGGTCGTTTACTTGAAGGATTTACTCAGGAAGGTATATACGACGATCCTGAAATTGAAGGAGAAGTATTATCCGGAAAATACATAAAATACATCGGTGACATTGCTTTAAACGGAAAAGGCCGATTATGGCTAAATGCTGAAAAGAACAGGGATAAACTCTAGTTCAGCTACTCGAAAATAATTTGAAATCTTAGATTTCATGAGTTTTCAAGGGCCCTGAAAACTCGTTTTCGAGGGACCAGTGAAAGTTTTTAATTTTTGCTGGTCGTTTTTTTTCTTTTTTTAAAAATATAGGACTAATTTTAAAAATTAAAACTTTTAGAAACTTTTATTTTACAGAAAGATCAAGTGATAATCATGGAAACTGAAATAATATTAAGTGCCAATGACGTTGTAGATTACGTCAAAAATGAAGTTAAACAGTATGATATTCTGGAAATTTCTTATAATATGGTTTATGTACCTGGAGAAGTCTTGGATATAGAAGAAGATGAAGAGGATGAAAGCTTAAACCTTACACTTCAATTACAGGGTGAATTGTTGAATGATACAGTCCATCTTGATTTAACAAATATTAAAGATGATATACTGGAAATTCGACATACCAATACCGACGATGAACTTGTTATAATTGTCATTGAAGAAACTTTAAAATAATAGTATACACATACTTCAATGAATATAATGGCCTTAGTTAAGAGGTGATTTTTTATGGAAAAAGAAATAACAATGGATTGTGACGCTGCTATTGAATACATAAAAAATAACGTAAAAACCTATGACAACATAGAATTATCTTATAATAGAGTTTATACTCCTGGAGAAGTTATAAACGTTGAAACTGAATGTTTAAAAGACAGGGAAACTTGCAGTGTAATGGTTCAAGTACAGGGTGACACCTTAAATTCAACCATTGAAATAGACCTGGAAGAGGTAAAAGACGACTTAATTGAAATTAGACATACTCCTAAAGGCCAGGAAAATGTAACTGTAATTGTTATTGACAGATGCGGCGATTAATTAGCACTTTAATAATTAAAGTAATTATGGAGTATAGAACTCCTTTTTATCAATTATTTTGACATTGACAGATTTAAAACTTAAATAGATGTTTTTCCCTTTTTTAATCTTTAATTTTTCACATGAATTTGGGGTTAAAATCCCTTTAAAGTTAATTTGTCCTATTTTAACTTCTATCCAGACTATAGGGCCAACTTTTACAATTTCGTTTACAACTCCTTTAATCTGATTTTGAACAGAGGAAACAAAGGTTTCATTTGAAAAAATAACATTTTCTGGCCTTATACCTACTAAGATTTTACCTGAATCTTCAGATGAATCTGAACTGTATACGATTAAATCAGAATCTAACTTTATTTTAGTTAGAGACCCTTCTTTTTCGATGATTTCGCCTTCAAAAATATTGTGTATACCTACGAAGTCTGCGACAAAGTTGTGGGAAGGTTTTGAAAATACTTCGGTGGGTATATCCTGTTGAAGAATTTTACCTTCTTTCATAACTGCCACTTTATCAGCTAAGTTCCAGACATCATTAAAATTATGAGTTACATGGATGCATGTAGTTTCATAGTCTGCTATTACATTTTTAATTAGCTTTGTAAGGTAGGCATGGGTACTTACATCAACGGCACTGAACGGCTCATCCATAAGCAGTATTCGTGGTTCGACAATAAGGGATCTTGCAATGGCGGTTCTCTGTTTTTCACCGCCGCTTAATGTATCAGGATTTCTATGTAAAAGATGATCAATCTTAAGGAGTTTGGCCATCTTTAAAACTTTAGATTTTATTATTTCTTCGTCTTTTGTTTTCTTTTTCAACCCATAGGATATATTTTCAAAGATGTTCATATGGGGAAAAAGTACATAATCCTGATAAACTATACTTATCCCACGGTTTTCAGGATTTAACTCTGTTATTTCTTTTCCTTCGAGGAATATTTTCCCTTTTTCTGCCCTGTAAAATCCGGCAATTGTTTCTAAGAGGACAGATTTGCCTGAACCAGTGGGGCCGATGATCACCATGTAGCTGTTTTTATCCAGACTTAAATTCACATTGTCAAGGTAAAATTCTTTGAGGTCAACACTTAAATTTTGAACTTCTAAAAACATTGGATCATCCTGTATTTTCGTTTGCATATTTTTCCAGCACGAATATGGCTGCAAATGATATTAATATAAGTATTATGCTCGCTGTTATGGCCATATCTATATTTCCA
This window of the Methanobacterium veterum genome carries:
- a CDS encoding molybdopterin molybdotransferase MoeA, with the translated sequence MYSSNLIPVEDALKLIESVKITLNKEDIPLEEANTRVLAENIEVLIDAPPFDRSAMDGYAVIAENTAGASESNPIYLEVIDEIGAGSVSNHILSQGKAIRIATGAPMPSGSNAVVMEEDIEHVDNQIKITKNVAFNRDVALKGEDLKKGEIILKEGQILDPNHLSVIASSGYSRVKVFKKPEVGVIITGNELVDPTTNLEPGKIVNSNRFALKGLVEDSLAVPHIKHCRDDLDTMVNELHGYAQKYDVVITTGGTAISKGDVVVSATSKLGEVLVHGVAIKPGKPVGFGVVNNKPVFMLSGYPVAAAVQFDIFARNYILKMQNIYKKFDLIECTAGDDIRSSKGKCNIIRAKLEEDMVYPIKTKAGINKSAVLSNCYIFVDEDTNDIKKGEKCNILKYSSLKVFE
- a CDS encoding 4Fe-4S binding protein, encoding MPKHIASGLKYLAAVELIREGRSQKEISEMLDMDRSTLSHYLNGRNISMGSIEIAELIKGFCPKDFLELTSALLEDRDTTRTIVKTCLNQKYRAKVRDSCIGCGLCVDTCLMNAISLDNLKAQIDNDSCCGCLMCEEKCPTNSIKIMMEE
- the fwdF gene encoding tungsten-dependent formylmethanofuran dehydrogenase subunit FwdF; the protein is MAANVKEVKAKNFDIERSAEEERKLSFKNETCVGCGICEQICPVEAIKLGDIGAIVRTGAEEPKITIDEHKCVLCGMCDVACPVDALDLTIDGKPIKEIETYPRLVSSAEISDDACVYCKACERACPQEAVTVARILPDRSKLVSGEIEINKEKCIDCGVCEEMCPADAITIEQKGPEDFEISVDEEKCVYCGVCKRACPENAIMEACRACSYGEYEISPEAAEITGKAIIDEESCVRCGWCEDVCPKEAVIVEKPFEGELEFDEEKCEACGACVDICPCDVLEFHKPSKPAEIGEKIDKKEQFCIYCGACANVCPTKAINVKRTAVNYTPTKSKSWQQRLESLKT
- a CDS encoding 4Fe-4S binding protein; translated protein: MELKVNQDKCLGCGVCVVACPINASISPEVSGGHGPKTEDVIMMVENGVIKLFSKDSCTKCGTCQVFCPTDAIWLE
- a CDS encoding molybdopterin dinucleotide binding domain-containing protein; translation: MTYVEKPAVPKVVKFEEPTAKERTKLEVMLNTGSDIYQGACKKRGSTLKDEYRKVAGVAYMDPKDMAKLGVANWEHVKVVSDWGEVIVFAAHSRDAPHEGTIFIPKGPWANVVTSPETYCCCDPTYKGIMCTVEKSEEDVLLMADLMRATYKKYVDDKDEESIAKLTSLGEMPVYKKL
- a CDS encoding formylmethanofuran dehydrogenase subunit B, which translates into the protein MANYEEPITDYDEIVENCTCAFCGCNCDDLDYLVKDGHVVAVRHACRLGASKIMEDMDQRLLVPMIRNEEGELEEVDWDAALDKAAELIAGAVRPVFYGWSETSIETMHHGLELGELVGAVLDNQATICHGPSIQAVQNVGYPIFTLGEGKNRADMVVYTGSNAMNSHPRHMARYSTFPRGYFRPRGRYDRTVVTMDPKYSDTAKMSDVWIGFEQNGDYEFYNAIRAVLKGKKLKKDVISGIPKEDIYELTEKMKNAQFGTLYFGLGLTHTLSKQRNIDIAIQMIADLNKYSKWVLMPMRGHFNVNGFNIFMSYETGFPYGVDFSRGYQRYMNGETNTIDLLTRKECDVFMVIAADPGAHYPGGAVKHLAEIPVIQIDIHWGPSTEIADVVLPGSFIGVEAAGTSYRMDGVPIYMKKAIDKPETCRDDEWIVKELLERVKKIKAEQGTSQSEEGALAK
- a CDS encoding formylmethanofuran dehydrogenase subunit A encodes the protein MEYILKNGIVYDPANKIAGEKKDVMFKDGKIVDNVSSDAKVIDVTDKIVMPAGIDPHAHVAGPKLVVGRLYRPEDSRKGVTGKKGVARSESGFSIPSCPATGYRYSRMGYGTVTEAAVPPLEAKHTHEEIMAIPNLDVTPLALFGNNWFVMQFAKEGKIDELAAFISAWLKLTKCYGVKIVNPCGSEAWGWGMNVHGIDDPAPYWDVTSREVITALAKANEKLGLPHSIHIHPNNLGHPGNYPTTIGSLDIVKDVEKNSPVRNQTVHITHAQFHSYAGTSWRDVESGADYVTDYINKNKHVTMDVGQITLDETTTMTADAPFEFDLHQLNGLKWANKDIELETASGIVPCIYSPKAPVSAFQWAVGLELFMGVKDPWQVCLTTDHPNAGPFIRYPRIISWLMSSERRNEMMDNKEVHPWSHRRTALATIDREYDFNEIAIITRAGPAKIYGYQDRGELTPGYNADIAVYDINPFDIDPSKEPAAIEKAFGSAMYTIKDGQIMVKDGEVVSVKPSQTLWTNVKGLEEEEKSVMERVMPDFTRYYSIKFENYQVYDKYLPYPIETTINQASK
- a CDS encoding formylmethanofuran dehydrogenase subunit C; its protein translation is MLSLKTITLDQIKTSPIALEFDEIIPDNVYTWEKADFEKYMVPIGNSRFPLTDYFTIEVEGDAESADDVKMVINGDCGRVKYIGSKMGAGEIIVNGDADLHCGAEMTGGSITVNGNADSYAGREMKGGSLTITGNTREFCGASYIGDWRGMSGGTITLHGNAGKQLGECLSGGKIIVKGNCDILAGIHMTKGYIQIDGDVTRWPGGQMKNGDIVVNGELGRLLEGFTQEGIYDDPEIEGEVLSGKYIKYIGDIALNGKGRLWLNAEKNRDKL
- a CDS encoding DUF2097 domain-containing protein, whose product is METEIILSANDVVDYVKNEVKQYDILEISYNMVYVPGEVLDIEEDEEDESLNLTLQLQGELLNDTVHLDLTNIKDDILEIRHTNTDDELVIIVIEETLK
- a CDS encoding DUF2097 domain-containing protein; the encoded protein is MEKEITMDCDAAIEYIKNNVKTYDNIELSYNRVYTPGEVINVETECLKDRETCSVMVQVQGDTLNSTIEIDLEEVKDDLIEIRHTPKGQENVTVIVIDRCGD
- a CDS encoding ATP-binding cassette domain-containing protein, with protein sequence MQTKIQDDPMFLEVQNLSVDLKEFYLDNVNLSLDKNSYMVIIGPTGSGKSVLLETIAGFYRAEKGKIFLEGKEITELNPENRGISIVYQDYVLFPHMNIFENISYGLKKKTKDEEIIKSKVLKMAKLLKIDHLLHRNPDTLSGGEKQRTAIARSLIVEPRILLMDEPFSAVDVSTHAYLTKLIKNVIADYETTCIHVTHNFNDVWNLADKVAVMKEGKILQQDIPTEVFSKPSHNFVADFVGIHNIFEGEIIEKEGSLTKIKLDSDLIVYSSDSSEDSGKILVGIRPENVIFSNETFVSSVQNQIKGVVNEIVKVGPIVWIEVKIGQINFKGILTPNSCEKLKIKKGKNIYLSFKSVNVKIIDKKEFYTP